A window from Drosophila yakuba strain Tai18E2 chromosome 3L, Prin_Dyak_Tai18E2_2.1, whole genome shotgun sequence encodes these proteins:
- the LOC6533408 gene encoding helicase POLQ-like translates to MANKQKLCNKRNLDLSVESTSESHAKRQCTENLFWPEGDDNDSFFSNAQLADLLDGRNEELFGTQPTTSSCKITQSGSDDGLGLFADTSFPSTQKVPSNSVSKPNETSVPPTDNHQINLADEDNADEVFKKINLNDLSIAEMEDIFHGAEDFSEPMVQNTQLFLDAMTFKRPKTPEKLLPPVKDDSMSFISKSVLEGIVQGTQYVTSEELKNQSILDPVNWETQAFADFEKNNQIVDKFPSKGEFYGLPDKVKKMILEHKGINSLYEWQDECLNLPAIRQRKNLIYALPTSGGKTLVAEILMLRELLCRERNVLFILPYVSIVQEKVSAMSPFAIDLDFIVEEYTAGKGKCPPQPRRKRRSLFIASIEKGAVLMDSLIDVQRPHEIGLVVVDELHLIGERGRGATLEAFLTKVMFLNANIQIVGMSATIGNLSEISSFLNADVYTRGFRPVELKEYIKCGPDLMEINSSGQTLEEIFVPSRSVDYNYSEAVKRADPDHLAGLISECAPEHCCLVFCPSRKNCENVALLLSRIVPKQKFFEHRRSEKLDLMDALDKMCGILSPVLAKTLPYGIAYHHSGLTTDERKYIETAYRFGVVTVICCTSTLAAGVNLPAKRVIIRAPYVGQEFMTLCKYKQMVGRAGRAGLGEAGESILIAQSKDNLLVGQMLFSPMDKALSSLDQQEAVGLQSLILSVVGLNLAECRRDLNRLVNSTLLSVQAKSLDVAVDEIVLRILREMFKNKVLQLTEPPAKSKINSSDIITSQDVSQTNRPAGERRLLIGQSTPFKLTNIGRAAFKAGIDYKRANAIHKELKQAQQQLILTHYMHLLYLVVCFNSNERGDELFPADASILFGVYTSLPLDSQALFQQLGFTEAHAARLFKTQSVQGPLSLQLNRLYKVLILADILNLLPLPSVASKYNVERGTLQHLISQSTAAASAIVRLCEELEEFWCYKPLFERILNKMDRCGTFELEPLMELPAVKINRARQLYAAGFQTIEDIARVKPTHLVQSLEHMPLRVATEIVSAAKIILMKKLDHLEEETENLKHCLQTSDQN, encoded by the exons ATGGcgaataaacaaaaattgtgcaataaaagaaatttagATTTGAGCGTGGAATCAACAAGCGAAAGCCATGCCAAGCGTCAGTGCACCGAAAACCTGTTTTGGCCGGAGGGCGACGACAACGACAGCTTCTTTTCCAATGCCCAACTGGCGGATTTGCTGGACGGACGGAACGAGGAGCTCTTTGGGACGCAGCCGACAACCAGTAGTTGCAAGATTACTCAAAGTGGATCGGATGATGGACTGGGACTCTTCGCGGACACATCCTTTCCAAGCACACAGAAGGTTCCATCGAACAGTGTCTCTAAACCTAATGAAACCAGTGTGCCACCAACTGATAACCATCAAATTAACCTGGCAGACGAGGATAATGCCGACGAGGTGTTTAAGAAAATCAACCTCAATGATCTGAGCATAGCCGAAATGGAGGATATATTCCATGGCGCTGAAGATTTTAGTGAACCCATGGTTCAAAACACACAACTCTTCTTGGACGCGATGACCTTTAAGAGGCCCAAGACTCCGGAGAAGCTACTGCCTCCCGTTAAAGATGATTCCATGTCTTTCATTTCCAAATCTGTGCTAGAGGGCATAGTGCAGGGCACACAGTATGTGACCAGCGAGGAGCTAAAGAACCAATCCATCCTAGATCCAGTTAATTGGGAAACGCAGGCTTTTGCTGACTTCGAGAAAAATAACCAAATTGTGGACAAATTTCCTAGCAAGGGCGAATTCTATGGCCTGCCGGATAAGGTCAAGAAGATGATTCTGGAACACAAAGGCATCAATAGTCTTTATG AATGGCAGGACGAGTGCCTGAATCTACCTGCGATCAGGCAGCGCAAAAATCTTATCTATGCTTTGCCCACAAGTGGTGGAAAAACCCTAGTGGCTGAAATCCTTATGCTGCGTGAATTACTTTGCCGCGAACGCAATGTGTTGTTCATCCTGCCATATGTGTCAATTGTCCAGGAGAAGGTCAGCGCCATGTCACCATTTGCAATCGACCTGGACTTTATTGTGGAGGAGTACACGGCCGGCAAGGGCAAGTGTCCGCCTCAGCCGCGTCGCAAAAGACGTAGTCTCTTTATTGCCTCCATCGAAAAGGGAGCTGTTCTAATGGACAGCTTGATAGACGTACAACGTCCCCATGAGATAGgactggtggtggtggatgaGCTGCATTTGATAGGCGAAAGAGGTAGAGGGGCCACCTTGGAGGCTTTCCTTACCAAAGTGATGTTTCTAAATG CTAATATTCAAATTGTTGGCATGAGTGCCACAATAGGAAACCTCAGCGAAATATCCTCCTTTTTGAATGCTGATGTCTATACAAGGGGCTTTCGCCCTGTAGAGCTTAAGGAGTACATTAAATGTGGCCCTGACTTGATGGAGATTAACTCGTCTGGTCAAACGTTGGAAGAGATATTTGTTCCGAGCCGCAGTGTTGACTACAAT TACAGTGAAGCCGTCAAACGCGCCGATCCCGATCATTTGGCTGGTTTAATCAGTGAATGTGCACCGGAACACTGCTGCCTGGTTTTCTGTCCCAGTCGGAAAAATTGTGAGAACGTGGCGCTACTTCTTAGTCGTATTGTGCCTaagcaaaaattttttgaGCATCGCCGTAGCGAGAAGTTGGATCTAATGGATGCTCTGGACAAGATGTGCGGCATACTCAGCCCGGTGTTGGCGAAAACCCTACCCTATGGCATTGCCTATCATCATTCGGGCTTGACAACCGATGAGAGGAAGTACATTGAGACTGCCTATAGATTTGGAGTTGTCACAGTTATTTGTTGCACCTCCACATTGGCTGCTGGGGTAAACCTTCCAGCCAAGCGGGTAATCATACGAGCTCCGTATGTGGGCCAGGAATTTATGACCCTGTGCAAGTATAAGCAAATGGTTGGACGAGCAGGTCGCGCCGGATTGGGCGAAGCTGGCGAGAGTATCCTGATAGCACAGAGCAAAGACAACTTGCTGGTCGGTCAAATGCTTTTCTCGCCCATGGACAAGGCTCTAAGTTCATTGGATCAACAGGAGGCAGTTGGACTGCAA tCGCTTATCCTCAGCGTGGTTGGTTTGAATTTAGCAGAATGTCGTCGGGATTTGAATCGTCTGGTTAACAGCACCCTGTTGTCTGTGCAGGCTAAATCCCTGGATGTGGCCGTGGACGAGATTGTGCTCCGTATTCTTCGAGagatgtttaaaaataaagtgctGCAGCTTACCGAGCCGCCAGCCAAATCCAAGATCAATTCTTCGGATATTATAACCTCGCAGGATGTGAGTCAGACCAATAGGCCTGCCGGCGAGCGACGTTTGCTCATTGGGCAGTCGACCCCATTCAAGCTAACCAATATTGGAAGAGCTGCTTTTAAGGCGGGCATTGACTACAAGCGGGCGAATGCCATTCACAAGGAGCTCAAGCAGGCCCAGCAGCAGCTTATCCTGACCCACTACATGCACTTGCTGTACCTGGTCGTGTGCTTTAACTCGAACGAAAGGGGCGATGAGTTGTTTCCGGCAGATGCCAGCATACTCTTTGGAGTTTACACCTCGCTGCCACTGGACTCGCAGGCACTGTTCCAGCAACTTGGGTTTACAGAGGCCCACGCAGCTCGCCTTTTTAAGACGCAGTCGGTGCAGGGTCCATTGTCCCTGCAGCTGAATCGCCTCTATAAGGTACTTATTCTGGCGGACATCCTGAACCTCCTGCCGCTTCCCTCTGTGGCCAGCAAGTACAACGTGGAGCGGGGTACTTTGCAGCATCTAATCAGCCAATCTACTGCAGCCGCGAGTGCCATTGTCCGCCTGTGCGAGGAGTTGGAGGAGTTCTGGTGCTATAAACCATTGTTTGAACGGATCCTGAACAAAATGGATCGATGCGGCACTTTTGAGCTGGAGCCGCTAATGGAACTGCCGGCGGTTAAGATT AATCGCGCCCGACAGCTGTATGCTGCGGGTTTTCAAACCATTGAGGATATAGCCAGAGTCAAACCGACGCACTTAGTGCAATCCTTAGAGCACATGCCTCTCAGAGTTGCCACGGAAATTGTCTCGGCAGCAAAG ATCATTCTGATGAAAAAGCTTGACCACTTGGAAGAGGAAACGGAGAACCTCAAGCACTGTTTACAAACGTCTGATCAAAATTAG
- the LOC6533409 gene encoding proteoglycan 4, producing the protein MEKAKGWLLMTATVLLLSLLASTDAALPFKKVSIAKTPASTSSTTSTTTEATAVEEEEVEEEQPVPTGDGGDSSKSDNGTLSKNSKLTGIPQIDYIWDPNLPRELRGYNLSTYPFLSTVPPMDEIHFKCEGLHDGFYASIEYKCQIYHHCVYGIRHDFLCANFTAFDQRTFICHFASDVDCEGSQKYWNRNDELYMATTTTSTSTTTTPAPPTQPPAPRRRPQRPQRPLRRPYNRRPIDDYYYEDQDQYEDDYYEERPVRRPKPRPRQRKPQVEPEYDDEYEDKRTEPKKPIRRNRNRYRDEEEALEEDYDERPSKRPRGKPTAGTAGRKISSRKPGRVEERRSFNEDRPLGRRRIEKERTTPSAALDDLDEYEKPYNGADQEEAAEEQTPQKVKTTPKPLTEFITPKAAAASVYARPRAPPRIARPVPINEKKKFSYPVQKITATTQAPSNSAQEEEEDYPEEKVEEDYEQPPVRNTPRRRTPASRAEQKPTRTTLRKPVTDKKPADEEYDEPAEPEPLRKRKRPLAPRSRAPAADVDFEDEEYEESPAPVSTAAPLRNQRLRTKATTRKPTVPPRPRKPIVEDEEELDHPVEPVEEEAPAPRSRANSLSGRNAGAGFSQRPSSVRVVKRPFLPSRGGSPYLPRGLQPVGVALKPLPTTDSTPIDMGSTISGVRLLEHGAPLLRGSPDSDEDDEAEAPPSPSPPRTTLPPRSALPATPKRVEPQRPKLNLDELYENDYDVTLNDALDPTLKPLSPQHPHPHSHQLPYQQQQQSQRQYANAYNPFAYQPAYQSPTSASASAPASASQPASYHSDSYFSSTDIRRRAIVPAQTARPHRLEYAAAGGAAGGPSSGGAVSGSGVSRNHQPLGGRIAQHFYDDFAY; encoded by the exons ATGGAAAAAGCCAAAGGCTGGCTGTTAATGACAGCAACAG tgctgctgctgagccTGCTGGCCTCCACAGATGCCGCCCTGCCCTTCAAGAAGGTGTCCATTGCCAAGACACCCGCCTCCAcgagcagcaccaccagcacgaCGACGGAAGCGACAGCcgtcgaggaggaggaagtggaggaggagcagccagTGCCCACCGGAGATGGTGGCGACAGTAGCAAG TCGGACAATGGCACTCTGTCGAAAAACTCTAAGCTGACTGGCATCCCGCAGATCGATTACATCTGGGATCCGAATCTGCCCAGGGAACTGAGAGG CTACAACCTGTCGACCTATCCATTCCTGTCCACCGTGCCGCCCATGGACGAGATTCACTTCAAGTGCGAGGGGCTGCACGACGGCTTCTATGCCTCCATCGAGTACAAGTGTCAG ATCTACCACCACTGCGTCTATGGCATAAGACACGACTTTCTGTGCGCCAACTTCACGGCCTTCGACCAGCGCACCTTCATCTGCCACTTTGCATCCGATGTGGACTGCGAGGGATCCCAGAAATACTGGAACAG GAACGATGAGCTCTATatggccaccaccaccacgtcGACGAGTACCACAACCACACCAGCGCCACCCACTCAACCTCCTGCACCTCGTCGTCGCCCACAGAGACCACAGCGACCGCTGAGACGACCCTACAATCGCAGACCCATCGATGACTACTACTAtgaggatcaggatcagtacGAGGATGATTACTACGAGGAGCGACCCGTACGTCGGCCCAAGCCAAGACCACGCCAAAGAAAGCCCCAAGTGGAGCCGGAGTACGACGATGAGTACGAGGACAAGCGGACGGAGCCCAAGAAACCCATCAGGCGCAATAGGAATCGCTACCGCGATGAGGAGGAGGCCCTGGAGGAGGACTATGACGAGCGGCCGAGTAAGAGACCAAGAGGCAAACCAACTGCAGGAACGGCAGGGCGCAAGATATCGTCGAGGAAACCAGGTCGCGTGGAGGAACGACGCAGCTTCAACGAAGATCGTCCGTTGGGAAGGAGGCGTATTGAAAAGGAAAGGACAACTCCATCAGCCGCTTTGGATGACCTGGATGAATATGAAAAACCCTACAACGGTGCGGATCAGGAAGAGGCCGCCGAAGAGCAAACGCCCCAAAAAGTGAAGACTACACCAAAGCCATTAACGGAATTCATCACTCCAAAGGCGGCAGCCGCTTCCGTTTATGCTCGTCCTCGAGCTCCACCGCGGATTGCTCGCCCTGTTCCCATTAATGAAAAGAAGAAGTTCTCCTATCCAGTGCAAAAGATCACGGCCACCACACAGGCACCATCCAACAGCgcccaggaggaggaggaggactaCCCTGAGGAGAAGGTGGAGGAGGACTACGAACAACCTCCAGTTCGAAACACTCCTCGAAGACGTACGCCAGCATCTCGCGCAGAGCAAAAGCCCACCAGGACCACGTTGCGGAAACCAGTAACAGATAAGAAGCCTGCCGATGAGGAGTACGACGAGCCGGCGGAGCCAGAACCTCTGAGGAAGCGCAAGCGTCCCTTGGCTCCCAGGTCTCGTGCCCCAGCGGCAGATGTCGACTTTGAGGATGAGGAGTACGAGGAGAGTCCAGCGCCCGTTTCGACAGCGGCTCCTTTGAGAAACCAGAGACTGAGGACCAAAGCAACTACCCGGAAGCCAACAGTGCCACCACGTCCTCGCAAGCCAATCgtggaggatgaggaggagctCGACCATCCAGTGGAGCCCGTCGAGGAGGAAGCACCAGCACCCAGATCGCGGGCCAATTCATTGAGCGGCCGAAACGCTGGCGCTGGTTTCTCCCAGCGACCTTCATCGGTACGTGTGGTCAAGAGACCTTTCCTGCCCTCCAGGGGCGGCAGTCCATATCTGCCCCGAGGTCTTCAaccggtgggcgtggccctaAAACCACTGCCAACCACCGATAGCACGCCCATTGACATGGGTTCCACCATTTCGGGAGTGCGTCTGCTCGAGCATGGGGCTCCTCTGTTGCGAGGAAGTCCCGATAGCGATGAAGATGACGAGGCGGAGGCTCCTCCATCGCCCAGTCCACCCAGAACGACTCTTCCGCCTCGCAGCGCGCTGCCCGCCACGCCCAAGCGTGTGGAACCGCAGCGACCGAAACTCAATCTCGACGAGCTCTACGAGAACGACTATGATGTGACATTGAACGATGCGCTCGATCCCACGCTGAAACCGCTCTCGCCCcagcatccgcatccccatTCGCATCAGCTTCCataccagcagcagcagcaatcgcaGCGGCAATATGCCAACGCCTATAATCCATTCGCCTATCAGCCAGCGTATCAATCACCAACATCCGCTTCAGCATCCGCACCTGCATCCGCATCGCAACCAGCGAGCTATCATAGTGATTCCTATTTCTCGTCGACAGATATACGCAGGCGGGCTATTGTCCCGGCGCAAACCGCGCGTCCACATCGACTCGAATACGCTGCTGCCGGAGGAGCAGCCGGCGGACCTTCCAGCGGAGGAGCCGTCTCCGGGTCGGGAGTGAGCCGGAACCACCAGCCGCTGGGCGGACGGATTGCCCAGCATTTCTACGACGACTTTGCCTACTGA